A stretch of DNA from Methanoplanus endosymbiosus:
GTATTACAGTAACCGCTATTGCCGACTCAAAGAGTGCTGCAATAGATAATGATGGCCTTGATATTCAGTCAGTCTTCACTGCAAAGGAGAATTCCGGAATATGCGGGAAGATCGGGCTGACCCCTGATGATGTCATATCGGATGCTGATTTTGATGTATTAATTGAGGTTACACCTACAGATGCAGAGACCGGAGAGCCTGCACTTGGCTATATACGAAGGGCACTTTCGTCAGGCAGGCACGTCATCACATCCAATAAAGGGCCGGTTGCACTGAAATATCCGGAACTGAAGGCTCTTGCGGATGAAAACGGTGTTGAGTTCAGGTTTGAGGCAACGGTATGCGGTGCAATTCCAATTATATTCTCGCTGCAAAACGGCCTTGCCGGCAATAAAATAAAAAGAATATATGGTGTCTTCAACGGGACATGCAATTATATCCTGACAAGAATGGCTGATGAAAAGCTCACATACAGTCAGGCACTGCTTGAGGCAAGGGAACTTGGATATGCCGAAGCTGATCCCACCTATGATGTCATGGGCATAGATGCGGCGATAAAGCTGGTAATTCTTGCAAATACGGTTCTTGGGTATGAAAAAACCCTTGAGGATGTTGAAATTGTCGGGATAAATATGATAACGTCAGAATCCCTTCAGCTTGCAGGTGAGGATGATCTGACCATACGTCTGATTGGTGAGATTGACTGCGAAAAAGAGATGTTAAGAGTCATGCCGCGTGTTCTTCCGAAGAACCACACTCTTGTGGTTCAGGATACCCTTAATGCAGTTACTGCGGAGACGGATCTTGCAGGGGAGGTTACATTAATCGGGCGTGGTGCAGGCTCTGTAGAGACCGCAAGCGCAATTATTGCGGATCTGCTCTTCATCAGGAAATTAAATGGCCGGTGTGCTTGAGAAGAGGCGTGAGCTTCTTGGGTTTATGAGGGATCTTACCCTCGAAAAAGGATTTTTTACAGTAAATGATATTGCCGGAACTTCAGGCATTCCACGAAGCACTGTGCAGGACTGGGTAAACCGTCTTGCCGGTGAAAAGTGCATTATTTTAAAGGAGGAGAAGAGGGGCAGAGTTCCGGCGAGGTATGTGACCACCGGAACTATGCTTCAGTCGGCATGCAAGAGGATTTTCACAACTGTTGACGGGGATAAGGTTCTGATATTTCATGAGTGCAGAAGCGGCGGCTGTGCGGCATTCTGCCGGCATCATCATGATCTTGCGGGAGGTGGAATCTCAAGGGCGACAAGGGAGGGGACACTGCTCGTTGAGTACGCATCTGTTGCGGAGCATAAGGATGATATGAGGAGAATCGGCCTTTTTCCTGATCCTGCTGTAGGTATTGCCGATGTCAGAAGGTCAGGTGATAATGGTGAGTATATCATTCAGATTATCCGCTGCATTGGCGGGCCGGCTTATTCCCTTACAGATATGATGAGCCTTGCAGAGGGTGTTGTTGATGTTAAGACCAGAAGGATAGAGGGCAGTGTTGTTGAGGGTGAGGTGACGACAAAGGCGCTCAGCCATCTGATAATAGGTATTGATGACACCGATACAGAAGAGGGCGGTGCAACCTTTGCCCTTGCTCTTGGTCTGCTCCAGTACCTGCAGAAGA
This window harbors:
- a CDS encoding homoserine dehydrogenase → MKIAIIGFGSVGKGIASIIRDKGLGITVTAIADSKSAAIDNDGLDIQSVFTAKENSGICGKIGLTPDDVISDADFDVLIEVTPTDAETGEPALGYIRRALSSGRHVITSNKGPVALKYPELKALADENGVEFRFEATVCGAIPIIFSLQNGLAGNKIKRIYGVFNGTCNYILTRMADEKLTYSQALLEARELGYAEADPTYDVMGIDAAIKLVILANTVLGYEKTLEDVEIVGINMITSESLQLAGEDDLTIRLIGEIDCEKEMLRVMPRVLPKNHTLVVQDTLNAVTAETDLAGEVTLIGRGAGSVETASAIIADLLFIRKLNGRCA
- a CDS encoding sugar-specific transcriptional regulator TrmB, yielding MAGVLEKRRELLGFMRDLTLEKGFFTVNDIAGTSGIPRSTVQDWVNRLAGEKCIILKEEKRGRVPARYVTTGTMLQSACKRIFTTVDGDKVLIFHECRSGGCAAFCRHHHDLAGGGISRATREGTLLVEYASVAEHKDDMRRIGLFPDPAVGIADVRRSGDNGEYIIQIIRCIGGPAYSLTDMMSLAEGVVDVKTRRIEGSVVEGEVTTKALSHLIIGIDDTDTEEGGATFALALGLLQYLQKIKGVIPIAHRVVMLKPDPSICTAGNSCSYIELAVDPTVFSHVKELALRFVEDESLSENWGVAFKCGFEISDDLRKFGRLSRTEILDEVFARNVAKDNRMTLHGGRGIIGALAAITFRGLSNDIQLNPYAEYDA